The DNA segment GCCCATCCCCACCGACCCCTCGCTCAAAGTGGACGTGAGTACCAACAGACAAAGATTCTTCTGCCGTTTCCTTTTCGGGTTTTTGTTTGCCTTTATATGAGAGGACACAACTACAAGACTCCCATCATTTCTTCTGAACTATAGTTTCATGTAGCTTCTCTGAGGAATTTATTTGTAGATTTTTAAGACTAAACAGTAATGTGGGTCCTTTTTggataaactaataataaatagcAAGTAATACGTAAGTGGAAACATTGTgatgttaaaaacaaagcagccccgacttctctctgcttctcatatttaaacctttatttatttaatttgtaagTCACAGAAcacttttgtctttgtgttttaaacgCATTTATAAGACGTTTCACTGAACAACAGATCAGACTAATCTCTCATTTTCTGCTGATATCTGCAAAACAAGTGAAGTGTTTGTGGATAGGTTTGCTTCTCCAGCCCTGAGAAGTATCCAACAGGTGATGCATAGTTAAATATTCGAAGCTGCAGCCGGTGATAAAAGCTGAAACACTGCTGCTGTTGGTCTCTGAGCAGGTGGGGCGACTCCAGTGTcctctgctgctggtggtggggGAGGACGATCAGAACTGGCCCGCGTACGAGTCTGCAGCGGACGTGAGTTTACTGACATGACGACTTCCTGTGTGAATAACGAGCTTCGGCCTGAAGGCTTGAAGTCGCAGGAAGACATTTGAGAGGACACTGAATAGTTACTGGGGACATATGGAATTACAAAATGGCCGAgactaaataaaaagagaagacTCATGtgaataaatattgtaaatgaACCACTTATACCACAATTCATCGGCTTATTAAATTCACACTCTATTGTTTCTTGTCATTTTCCCAGAATAaaagttttaattttgcagttcaCAGCAAATGTAGACAGTAAAAATGATCTTGTGACAGTATATTGACACCCCAGCAGCATCACTACAGTTCCCATGTCTATATCTGTCGAATatgtcacacacaaaaaagtaaagttttatttttaactcgacacttcctgtttccacaaaaaaatgaaagccttgtgtttttatatggaCAGAATCCCTTCTGTTGTTacgcttttattctgaaatatttgCAGGTTAGTGCTGCAGTGACTTGCACGGTACCGTCTTTtaatgatggattattattcttattatttacaaatgagCAAATGCAGTgtaagaaatacatatttacaaatcATATCCAATGCAAACGAGAGACGAACACATGAAACCATGTAATAAATATGAGATCAggtgttttacttcctgttttccaGATAAAGGATATGATGGAGCGGGCGGGAAACAGCCACCTGCTGACTGTCCTGACCTACAAGAACGCCGGTCACCTGATCGAACCTGCGTTCTCGCCGTTCAGCCGATCCAGCGCCTTCAAATCTATCACCGCCGTATCTCAGAAGAGTAGGTTCGCCTTCAGACCGGGAAGCTGTACCTGAAAGATGGAAGCTGCCAAAAAATCAGGACTTGAGTTTTGAGGTTTGATGGATTTAGTTTCGCCTGTTTGTCTTTGCAGTGGTGGTTCTGTGGGGCGGAGAGATGGTGACACATTCTCGTGCTCAGGAAGACTCCTGGAGGAAGACGCTGGTCTTTCTGAAGGAGAATCTGTACGGCGGCGAATAACCTGGTGCAGCTTCATTCTCCCACCAAGGCAACAACTCATGATTGTAGAGTCGCTCCGTGGGAAGAGCCACTTCTGCTGCTTCTGGATCAGGAAGTAAAATGTATCTCCATGAATCAATGATGAATAATCTCGCTTTGATGGGCATGAACTACTCCTGGTTGAATCAGAACAAAAGATAATCAGTAATAAGTCCaatgtaataatattaaagaGTATTTATATAGGTGATTTGAGGGGGGGGctccgtgtctgtgtgttgatgaATCTGTGGTGCTGAAGTAAGACGTGAAATAAAGTCTTGTCTAAATGAGTTTTCAAAGCGTTTTTATCGTAGTCTCGAAGAAGAATTAGTGTATTTATAATGATTCACCCCATGTCCACGGCACAACCTGGCTCTGTCCAGCTGTGATGGTGGGTGTGGTCAGAAGGTAGATCCTACAACATTCAGGTGTGGCGTTGACTGAATCCTTTTCTTATGCACGCCAAACCTGAACGAATGAAGGAATTAAACTTGTTTTGCCCCTCGGGGAATTTTGACAGcacaaaacaacatgaacaaccGTACATGACAGCACATgtataacaaacacaaaagcatcATAAGAAAACATGACCCATGTGACCAGAGCTGGTTAAGCAGCTGAATACTGCAGGACAAAGGATCCTGGACATCCTATACCTGCTGCTGGAGGTGCACGTGCTTACTCAGGCCTGAGAGGGTGCAGTGGATCTGCTATGGTGTACTGGTCTGTCAAGTGAGTACTACTGCacaatgccccccccccaccccaacaCTGAATACAGTGTATACAATATCctctaaaccaggggtcgggaacctttttgtctgcgagagccataaaagcctaatattgtttttaatgtatttccctgagagccatatatttaatacatttgaacgcaactttaatgcgtgcatttaaatacaacacgtctccgagtactaacaGTGgtgtcagtgttgcattgaacaggtgctcttattaaataaactaaactctcacgttatttatctcatgtatgtgcacgtgtcagtgtttactgcacgggggtcaaactcaaacTGATTtcacctcttatgtctgttgttgttgttgttgttgttgttgttgtcctgcattttagcgccttgagattgcttttagctttgaaaggcgctttacaaatacaatttattattattatttgtattattattattattattatatccggcccgcaggaacatatcatgtctgtcataactggcccgctggttttggtaattaaatcaatgcatggcacaaccacggggggggggggggggacacatttgaggaagaatctaaatgtgtgaatgaaatgaaagtttttgtaaagcaaagagaaacacagcacagatctctgggaccaTGTGAGCCGGACTGTGTAGGGAcacaacgaagcatctcacagttagacctgcagcttcagtgtgatcacagacacgtgtgatcacagacacgtgtgatcacagacacgtgtctctgtgtcgtgcttttgggttcagttctgtggttccagcgaaccttacaatatatggctcgcgagccatatgttcccgacccctgctctaaatgaaagttttataaaacaatatcaGCTTAGTTCTTTCCACATAAGTTAAACCTTCTAAGTTCCTTTAAACACTTCAGACGTTGAGCTTTTGAAAACCTGTCTTTGGTGTCAGTTTGCTATGAATAATAGAGCCCAGGTGTTTATACACCTGTACACTTCCAGTAGTTCTGTTCATATTTACAGGGGACCAAGGAGTTTCTTCTAAAAGCAACGAtactttctttacttttatttgtgaTTGTAATCCCAAGTTATCTGAACACCAGATGTAGAAATGGTTAATAGTTAAACAGTTAATCTATAACTGGTTGTATCAGTCGTCCTGATGGCCTTCTGTACACAATGAAGAAGAAAGCTGTGAGGTCTACCTCAGTGCACAGTAAGAGTTTAAAATTAAGCAATTTAAGgaataaataagtattttaagggattagttatttttttaatgtttgttttaaaatatgtatgaCACCCTCCATCCTTCAAGTCGATTTGGAAAACGAGAAGTCCAACCAAAACAAACCTTTATTGAACAATAAATTCCCTTCCCAGCGGAGGAAGGAAAgcagtgaacacgcagagttgGTTTTTGTAATCCAGAATCCAGCAGCCACTCAAATCGATGACAGTTGTTGTTATTGGCTGGTGAGTGAAGCACACCGTGCAGCCTGCTGCATATTTAATGTGAGGTTAATGAATACAGTCCGGGTCCCTTTGTGCTCAGTTCAGACCTGACCTGAGGACTGAGGACTGAGGACCCGACGAACATCTACAGGTACTCATGATGCCTTTGTGTTTTTCGTGTTGTTAAACATGTCATTGTGTGTTCTATTGCCCCATGTACCGAGACTTAAGGAATCATCTGTTTGACACAATTCATCTTAAGAACCCTGATTTGTTTTAGGCTTTCTTTAGGTAATATGTTGAACTATTTTAATATAAAGATTTGTGTCTGAACAAAAAGCACTTCAAACATAAGACTTT comes from the Cottoperca gobio unplaced genomic scaffold, fCotGob3.1 fCotGob3_290arrow_ctg1, whole genome shotgun sequence genome and includes:
- the LOC115005267 gene encoding acyl-coenzyme A thioesterase 4-like, which translates into the protein MTVFVKGVWWLRREGRSRLQFHVRKAAYRVLEQHPQILGSRIAMLGLSLGSIVTFRLAVYSQVVKLRCAVCISGSHVQPIDRPMEQMMSYFEENHAKSRFDENNYLICRDLLLPIPTDPSLKVDVGRLQCPLLLVVGEDDQNWPAYESAADIKDMMERAGNSHLLTVLTYKNAGHLIEPAFSPFSRSSAFKSITAVSQKMVVLWGGEMVTHSRAQEDSWRKTLVFLKENLYGGE